From a single Stackebrandtia endophytica genomic region:
- a CDS encoding HIT family protein, protein MSESQTQRGAGVPDSLERLWTPHRMAYIQGESKPTGADDDPVGCPFCEMPKLPDDEGLIVARGALVFCVLNLYPYNAGHLMVCPYRHVPDYTDLDDAEVAELASFTQRSMRVIRSVSGAHGFNIGMNQGNVAGAGIAGHLHQHVVPRWSGDSNFMPIIARTRTLPQILPDTRDLLSMAWQSV, encoded by the coding sequence GTGAGTGAGAGTCAGACGCAGCGCGGTGCGGGCGTTCCCGACAGTCTGGAACGACTGTGGACGCCACACCGGATGGCCTATATCCAGGGCGAGAGCAAACCCACCGGCGCCGACGACGACCCGGTGGGTTGTCCGTTCTGCGAGATGCCCAAGCTGCCCGACGACGAGGGCCTCATCGTCGCCCGAGGCGCCCTGGTCTTCTGCGTCTTGAACCTGTACCCGTACAACGCCGGGCACCTGATGGTGTGCCCGTATCGACACGTCCCCGACTACACCGATCTGGACGATGCGGAAGTCGCCGAGTTGGCCTCGTTCACGCAGCGTTCGATGCGGGTGATCAGGTCGGTGTCGGGAGCACACGGCTTCAACATCGGAATGAATCAGGGCAACGTCGCGGGGGCGGGGATCGCGGGCCACCTGCATCAGCATGTGGTGCCCAGGTGGAGTGGCGACAGCAACTTCATGCCGATCATCGCGCGCACCAGGACGCTGCCTCAGATCCTTCCGGACACCCGTGACCTGCTGTCGATGGCTTGGCAGTCGGTCTGA
- a CDS encoding phosphatidylinositol mannoside acyltransferase, with translation MSDKIVEWGYRAGWRAVRMLPEAVAARLFRLIADRTTARDGKGVQQLRRNLRRVVGPDMPQRQLDRLVADGMRSYCRYWMEAFRLPSYSRDELLSRFRLGGTEAFDEARDSGRGAIVAIPHSGNWDWAGAWVSAKGWEVTTVAERLKPEAVFDQFLDYRRKLGMHIEPHVGGDRPVQTVLSEALAKGHVVPLVADRDLSSGGIEVEFFGETTRMPAGPALLAIRTKAPLYTVVLHNDGPKSSGGEIIGPIDIPTDGPLAQRLSTTMQRVADQFAAGIAKHPQDWHMLQKLWLADLSADRPAKRMGEP, from the coding sequence GTGAGCGACAAGATCGTCGAATGGGGATACCGCGCCGGATGGCGGGCGGTGCGAATGCTGCCCGAGGCGGTCGCGGCGCGATTGTTCCGCCTGATCGCCGACCGCACCACCGCCCGAGACGGCAAGGGTGTCCAGCAGTTGCGAAGGAATCTGCGCCGGGTGGTCGGTCCCGACATGCCGCAGCGACAACTCGACCGGCTGGTGGCCGACGGGATGCGTTCCTACTGTCGCTATTGGATGGAGGCGTTCCGGTTGCCGTCATACTCCCGCGACGAGCTGCTATCCCGCTTCCGGTTGGGTGGTACGGAGGCTTTCGACGAGGCTCGTGACAGCGGTCGCGGAGCCATCGTCGCGATCCCGCATTCGGGCAATTGGGACTGGGCCGGCGCGTGGGTGAGCGCGAAGGGCTGGGAGGTCACCACGGTGGCCGAACGACTCAAGCCCGAAGCGGTGTTCGACCAGTTCCTGGACTATCGCCGAAAGCTCGGCATGCACATCGAACCGCACGTCGGCGGTGATCGACCGGTCCAGACCGTATTGAGCGAGGCGCTGGCCAAGGGACATGTCGTTCCGCTGGTCGCCGATCGTGATCTGTCCAGCGGTGGCATCGAGGTGGAGTTCTTCGGGGAGACGACGCGGATGCCGGCAGGCCCGGCACTGCTGGCGATCCGCACCAAAGCTCCACTGTATACCGTCGTCCTTCACAACGACGGCCCGAAGAGTAGCGGGGGAGAGATCATCGGTCCGATCGACATCCCCACCGACGGCCCACTGGCGCAGCGACTGTCGACGACGATGCAGCGGGTCGCCGACCAGTTCGCCGCAGGCATCGCCAAGCACCCTCAGGACTGGCACATGTTGCAAAAGCTCTGGCTGGCCGATCTGTCGGCCGACCGACCCGCGAAACGAATGGGTGAACCGTGA
- a CDS encoding NmrA/HSCARG family protein has protein sequence MSPHTPQSRQFRQSRQSSKGPILVVGATGRQGGAAARHLSADGWSVRLLVRDPRHPAVRDLVARGAEPVIGDLDRPDTLEAALAGAYGVFLIPPVVYRSLGTDVEQEYRRGHDVIEAAERAGVEHVVFSGLATAPPPGLPQSDGKHRIEQRLRTGAMTYTILRPVRFMENYLFDNAPMDGILNGVHRHLFLADKPMQIIAVDDIGRFTALAFADPAEYGGRILELAGDDPTPDQAAALIAAAVDMPVRYERISHDQAEALGPEIAATWRLITDNGDNGWRADPDELRTRLPGMLRLTDWLAGSGAQRIRDMIDHRPE, from the coding sequence ATGTCACCCCACACTCCACAGTCTAGACAGTTCAGACAGTCCAGACAGTCCAGCAAGGGACCGATCCTGGTGGTCGGCGCCACCGGTAGACAGGGAGGCGCGGCAGCGCGCCACCTGTCAGCCGACGGCTGGTCGGTTCGACTTCTCGTCCGCGACCCACGACATCCCGCCGTACGCGATCTCGTCGCACGGGGAGCCGAACCGGTCATCGGTGATCTCGATCGACCGGACACCCTCGAAGCGGCCCTGGCAGGCGCCTACGGAGTCTTCCTGATTCCCCCCGTCGTCTACCGAAGCCTGGGAACCGATGTCGAGCAGGAATACCGGCGCGGCCATGATGTCATCGAGGCCGCCGAACGCGCCGGGGTCGAGCACGTCGTCTTCAGCGGGCTGGCCACGGCCCCACCGCCCGGATTGCCACAAAGCGACGGAAAACACCGCATCGAACAGCGGCTCCGGACCGGCGCGATGACCTATACGATCCTCAGGCCCGTTCGATTCATGGAGAACTACCTGTTCGACAACGCCCCCATGGACGGCATCCTCAATGGAGTGCATCGTCACCTCTTCCTCGCCGACAAACCGATGCAGATCATCGCCGTCGACGACATAGGTCGTTTCACGGCGCTGGCATTCGCGGATCCGGCGGAGTACGGCGGCCGCATCCTCGAGTTGGCCGGCGACGACCCCACACCTGATCAGGCGGCCGCGCTCATCGCCGCGGCCGTCGACATGCCGGTGAGGTACGAACGCATCTCCCACGACCAGGCCGAGGCGCTCGGACCCGAGATCGCGGCGACCTGGCGGTTGATCACCGACAACGGCGACAACGGTTGGCGCGCGGATCCAGACGAGCTGCGGACGCGGCTTCCCGGCATGCTGAGGTTGACCGATTGGTTGGCGGGCTCCGGCGCACAACGCATCCGCGACATGATCGACCACCGGCCCGAGTAG
- a CDS encoding TetR/AcrR family transcriptional regulator — protein sequence MTSSTAGGGRADARRNRAVILAVASQAFADHGTSVSLGQIAERAQVGAGTVYRHFPTKDSLMEAVLAQRIEELTQSADRHRREVGADALFGFLAEVIDSAPQRRDLCRVFESGDWPHTVYRAAGERFNLVLKDLFRVARDAGRIRHDIGLETVRALVTACVVMRRSHPDQDRAVDLVLDSIRISDESRNEMPHGSERSRCSTCDRRLPPQRRGRPAVYCSAACRQKAHRLRSEVTGRG from the coding sequence ATGACCTCGTCGACGGCCGGAGGCGGCCGCGCCGACGCTCGTCGCAATCGGGCGGTCATTCTGGCGGTGGCGTCACAGGCGTTCGCCGATCATGGGACGTCGGTGTCGCTGGGTCAGATCGCCGAACGCGCCCAGGTCGGCGCCGGGACGGTGTATCGACACTTCCCCACGAAGGACAGTCTGATGGAAGCGGTTCTGGCGCAACGGATCGAGGAGTTGACTCAGTCCGCTGACCGGCACCGCCGGGAAGTCGGTGCCGACGCCCTGTTCGGGTTCTTGGCCGAGGTGATCGACAGCGCGCCTCAACGACGTGACCTGTGCCGGGTGTTCGAGTCGGGAGATTGGCCGCACACGGTGTACCGGGCAGCCGGCGAACGTTTCAATCTCGTTCTGAAGGACCTGTTCCGAGTGGCGCGGGACGCCGGCCGCATCCGACACGACATCGGGCTGGAAACGGTGCGGGCGTTGGTGACGGCGTGTGTCGTGATGCGACGGTCGCACCCCGACCAGGACCGTGCGGTTGATCTGGTGCTCGATTCGATCCGGATCAGTGATGAAAGCCGTAACGAAATGCCGCACGGGTCGGAGCGATCGCGCTGTTCGACCTGTGACCGTCGGTTGCCGCCGCAGCGGCGAGGTCGTCCGGCGGTGTACTGTTCGGCGGCCTGCCGCCAGAAGGCGCATCGACTCAGGTCCGAAGTCACCGGGCGTGGTTGA
- a CDS encoding GTP-binding protein, whose amino-acid sequence MNIRNIAVVGAAGSGKTTLIAGLSATAEGTSVPLDPDRPGSTESAVTRVRFGNVTVNLIDTPGHPDFIGARRAGLRAADAVLFVVAAGRGLDLAAQQLWEDCVHDDLPRVVAVTHLDDPRADVDETIALCRRLFDDAVVSTHLPLLDDDGDAVAGLIGLADQKILDYSSGPRPVVVEPEAVHLEGIAEARESLVAAILSDSDDESLMDRYIDGDHIGSGVLIAELDAAVARAGLHPAVPVDGTTGVGLDILRDLIVDACPSPVERPMPTVTEPSGDASEPLACDPAGPVVAEVLTTTMEVPGVSLLRVYSGTLRPGETVIICGAGATPSVSCTEPDHDDDLVAGDIRPITGLVAATGDTVSTQSRPLRLEHPPPPEPQFPVALVTDQLDEDTLAAVLTRLTAIDPTMRWEHVDETGQLLLWCMGDRHAEVTLDRLRLQGIAVDTVPVEVALRATFGKPANGTGRVVRQTAGHDEFAWCRIEVEPLGEGEGVEFVSLVDDQAIPAGLVTAVEAGVRDRLAHGLAGGRPVVDVKITLLDGEGSSVGSTEFAAAGALAVEDAALTGEPTLLEPIDHVTVTVADGYARIVRSDLSQRRGRVVGTDTDEHDRAVIHAEVPTTELRNYAIELREMTAGSGWFRRRLIHHQPMPSPVDD is encoded by the coding sequence ATGAACATTCGCAACATCGCGGTCGTGGGCGCCGCCGGATCCGGGAAGACGACGTTGATCGCGGGTTTGTCCGCCACCGCCGAGGGCACCTCGGTACCCCTCGACCCCGACCGGCCCGGTTCGACGGAGTCGGCGGTCACGCGGGTTCGGTTTGGGAATGTCACCGTCAACCTGATCGACACTCCCGGACACCCCGACTTCATCGGTGCCCGGCGGGCCGGGTTGCGCGCCGCCGACGCCGTGCTGTTCGTCGTCGCCGCCGGACGAGGACTTGATCTGGCCGCACAGCAACTGTGGGAGGACTGTGTCCACGATGATCTGCCGCGCGTCGTCGCGGTGACTCACCTAGATGATCCTCGCGCCGACGTCGATGAGACGATCGCGCTGTGCCGGCGCCTGTTCGACGACGCCGTGGTGTCGACCCACCTGCCGTTGCTGGATGACGATGGAGACGCGGTGGCCGGCCTCATCGGATTGGCCGACCAGAAGATCCTCGACTACTCATCCGGACCACGGCCCGTCGTGGTCGAACCGGAAGCGGTGCATCTGGAGGGCATCGCCGAGGCCCGTGAATCCCTCGTCGCCGCGATCCTGTCCGACAGCGACGACGAGTCGTTGATGGACCGTTACATCGACGGCGACCACATCGGCTCGGGGGTTCTGATCGCCGAGCTCGATGCGGCGGTGGCCCGGGCGGGTCTGCACCCGGCCGTTCCGGTGGATGGCACGACCGGCGTGGGCCTGGACATCCTCCGGGATCTGATCGTCGACGCGTGCCCCTCCCCCGTCGAGCGTCCGATGCCGACGGTTACCGAGCCGTCCGGTGACGCCTCCGAACCACTCGCCTGTGATCCGGCCGGGCCGGTCGTCGCCGAGGTCCTCACGACCACGATGGAGGTACCCGGGGTTTCACTGCTGCGGGTCTATTCGGGGACGCTTCGCCCGGGTGAGACCGTGATCATCTGCGGTGCCGGAGCCACTCCATCGGTCTCCTGCACCGAACCCGATCATGACGACGACCTGGTCGCCGGGGATATCCGCCCGATCACCGGTCTGGTGGCGGCCACCGGCGACACCGTCTCGACGCAGAGCCGACCACTGCGACTGGAGCACCCGCCACCACCGGAACCACAGTTTCCGGTCGCGCTGGTCACCGATCAACTCGACGAGGACACCCTCGCAGCCGTGTTGACCCGGTTGACCGCCATCGATCCGACGATGCGGTGGGAACACGTCGACGAGACCGGGCAACTGCTGCTGTGGTGCATGGGAGACCGACACGCCGAGGTGACGCTGGACCGGCTTCGCCTCCAGGGGATCGCGGTCGACACCGTACCGGTCGAGGTCGCGCTGCGCGCGACGTTCGGCAAGCCCGCCAACGGAACCGGGCGTGTCGTTCGCCAGACGGCCGGGCATGACGAGTTCGCTTGGTGCCGCATCGAGGTCGAGCCGTTGGGGGAGGGCGAGGGCGTCGAGTTCGTCAGTCTGGTCGACGACCAGGCCATTCCCGCTGGACTCGTCACGGCCGTCGAGGCCGGAGTCCGTGACCGGCTGGCTCACGGCCTGGCGGGGGGCCGCCCCGTCGTCGACGTCAAAATCACCCTATTGGACGGCGAGGGCTCATCGGTCGGCTCCACCGAGTTCGCGGCGGCCGGAGCCCTCGCGGTCGAGGACGCGGCGTTGACCGGTGAACCCACGTTGCTCGAACCCATCGACCACGTCACGGTGACCGTGGCCGATGGTTACGCACGGATAGTTCGGTCCGACCTGTCCCAGCGCCGCGGCCGTGTGGTCGGTACCGATACCGACGAACACGATCGGGCCGTGATTCACGCCGAGGTACCGACCACCGAGCTGCGAAATTACGCGATCGAGCTTCGGGAGATGACCGCCGGTTCGGGTTGGTTCCGTCGACGCCTCATTCACCACCAGCCGATGCCCTCCCCTGTGGACGACTGA
- a CDS encoding glycosyltransferase family 4 protein, which yields MRIGIVSPYSFAVPGGVQGHIRDLAETLTSMGHEVSVLAPAERDDEIPDYVVPAGRSIPVPYNGSVARVSFGPISAARVRKWLRAGDFDVLHVHEPMTPSLSLLACASARGPVVATFHTAMTRSRTLAASKGAAQLVLERITARIAVSALARRVQVEHLGGGAVEIPNGVMAANFVSAEPLPGWPGPGNALGFVGRFSEPRKGFGILKDAFVQLAEQRPELRLLVLGPGDPTEVLESVPPHIAERIEFLGMASDEVKARMLRSVDIYVAPNTGGESFGMILTEAMAAGTPVLASDLDAFRRVLDNGTAGRLFPVGDAAALADNAGELLDDPTLRSGLANRASEVVADYDWPVVAERVLEVYTAAIEASGGTVTEEELPESLQDTVE from the coding sequence GTGAGAATCGGCATCGTCAGCCCCTACTCCTTCGCCGTGCCCGGCGGCGTGCAAGGCCACATCCGTGACCTCGCCGAGACCCTGACCTCGATGGGACACGAGGTCAGTGTTCTGGCACCCGCCGAACGCGACGACGAGATCCCCGACTACGTGGTGCCCGCGGGCCGGTCGATCCCGGTGCCCTACAACGGATCCGTCGCTCGCGTCTCATTCGGCCCCATCTCGGCGGCCCGGGTGCGCAAATGGTTGCGAGCCGGTGACTTCGACGTCCTCCACGTCCACGAGCCCATGACCCCCAGCCTGTCCCTGTTGGCGTGCGCGTCCGCGCGCGGGCCGGTCGTGGCGACCTTCCACACCGCGATGACCCGTTCCCGCACCCTTGCGGCCTCCAAAGGCGCCGCACAACTGGTGTTGGAACGCATCACCGCCCGCATCGCCGTCAGCGCCCTGGCCAGACGGGTGCAGGTGGAGCACCTCGGCGGTGGCGCGGTGGAAATCCCCAACGGCGTCATGGCCGCGAACTTCGTCTCGGCGGAGCCGTTGCCCGGCTGGCCGGGACCGGGCAACGCACTGGGCTTCGTCGGCCGCTTCAGCGAACCGCGCAAGGGGTTCGGCATTCTCAAGGACGCCTTCGTCCAGCTCGCCGAGCAGCGCCCCGAACTGCGGTTGCTGGTGCTGGGGCCCGGCGACCCCACCGAAGTGTTGGAGTCGGTTCCTCCGCATATCGCCGAACGCATCGAGTTCCTCGGGATGGCCAGCGACGAGGTGAAGGCCCGCATGCTGCGAAGCGTCGACATCTACGTGGCTCCCAACACCGGCGGAGAGTCGTTCGGCATGATCCTGACCGAGGCGATGGCGGCGGGAACACCGGTGCTGGCCAGCGATCTCGACGCATTTCGTCGCGTGCTGGACAACGGGACCGCGGGCCGCCTCTTTCCGGTGGGTGATGCCGCGGCGCTGGCCGACAACGCCGGTGAACTGCTGGACGACCCGACGTTGCGGAGCGGACTGGCAAACCGGGCATCAGAAGTGGTCGCCGACTACGACTGGCCGGTCGTCGCCGAGCGGGTCCTGGAGGTCTACACCGCGGCCATCGAGGCCAGCGGCGGAACGGTCACCGAGGAGGAACTGCCCGAATCGTTGCAGGACACCGTGGAATAG
- the pgsA gene encoding phosphatidylinositol phosphate synthase, which produces MAKFLSVAGRATVSKFLDPVARRLVRLGLSANTVTIVGTIAVVAGSVLLVPRGELGWALLIVTVAVCTDLLDGAMARAKGGDTRFGALLDSTMDRIADGAILGSLAYWLAITGDRVTMVAALISLVAAEVVSYTKARAESLGVRCDVGIAERAERLVLLGIGGLLYVFSVPYGLSVVLWILAAASVVTIGQRLIYVKRQLNGAES; this is translated from the coding sequence ATGGCGAAGTTTCTTAGCGTGGCGGGCCGGGCCACCGTGTCGAAGTTCTTGGACCCGGTCGCGCGTCGGTTGGTACGGCTCGGGTTGTCCGCCAACACCGTGACCATCGTGGGCACCATCGCGGTGGTCGCCGGATCGGTGCTGCTGGTGCCGAGAGGCGAGTTGGGTTGGGCGTTGTTGATCGTCACGGTCGCGGTGTGTACCGACCTGTTGGATGGTGCGATGGCCCGGGCCAAGGGTGGCGACACCCGGTTCGGCGCCCTGTTGGACTCGACGATGGACCGCATCGCCGATGGGGCGATCCTCGGATCGCTGGCGTACTGGCTGGCGATCACCGGGGATCGCGTCACGATGGTCGCGGCCCTGATCAGCCTGGTCGCCGCAGAGGTGGTGTCCTATACCAAGGCGCGGGCGGAAAGTCTGGGCGTGCGCTGTGACGTCGGGATCGCCGAGCGCGCCGAACGCCTGGTGTTGTTGGGCATCGGCGGTCTGCTCTACGTGTTCTCGGTGCCGTACGGCCTTTCGGTGGTGCTGTGGATATTGGCGGCGGCCTCCGTGGTCACCATCGGACAGCGGCTCATCTACGTCAAGCGGCAGCTGAACGGAGCCGAGTCGTGA
- the thrS gene encoding threonine--tRNA ligase, which translates to MSALHQSPAIGSLVVAAGTTCADAIAEAGLPTTGPRAIVVVRTEDGRLRDLSWAPPQAVEVEPVAIDSPDGLNVLRHSCAHVLAQAVQDINPEAKLGIGPPIRDGFYYDFDVETPFQPDDLKKLEKRMQEIIKSGQRFNRREYDSLDQAKAELADEPYKLLLVDIKGDVDDTEVMEVGGGELTIYDNLDAKSGDRVWGDLCRGPHLPSTRHIPAFKLTRSAAAYWMGSEKNPQLQRVYGTAWPSKDALKEHLRLLEEAAKRDHRKLGAQLDLFSFPDELGSGLPVFHPKGGIIRREMENYSRLKHEAAGYEFVNTPHVTKSNLFETSGHLDWYKDGMFPAMEMEGAEYYVKPMNCPMHNLIFRSRGRSYRELPLRMFEFGSVYRYEKSGVVHGLTRVRGMTQDDAHIYCSKEQMGEELKSLLSFVLELLRDYGLDDFYLELSTKDPEKFVGSDESWEEATEALRQAAAESGLDLVDDPGGAAFYGPKISVQAKDAIGRTWQMSTIQLDFNMPERFGLEYSAADGTRQQPVMIHRALFGSIERFFGVLTEHYAGAFPAWLAPIQAIGIPIRDENVEYLEGFAAQLRARGIRSEVDSSDDRMQKKVRNAQLQKIPFMVLAGDNDQAADTVSFRYLDGSQRNGVPLAEAVDHVVEFVESRSNASPSAE; encoded by the coding sequence GTGTCCGCACTCCACCAGTCTCCCGCTATCGGCTCTCTCGTCGTGGCGGCGGGGACGACGTGCGCCGATGCGATAGCCGAAGCGGGGCTACCCACTACCGGCCCGCGCGCCATCGTGGTGGTGCGCACCGAGGACGGCCGTCTGCGTGACCTGTCCTGGGCGCCCCCGCAGGCCGTCGAGGTTGAACCCGTCGCCATCGACAGCCCCGACGGACTCAATGTGCTGCGTCACTCGTGCGCTCACGTGCTGGCGCAGGCGGTTCAAGACATCAACCCGGAGGCCAAGCTGGGGATCGGTCCGCCGATTCGCGACGGGTTCTACTACGACTTCGATGTCGAGACCCCGTTCCAGCCCGATGATCTGAAGAAGCTCGAGAAGCGGATGCAGGAGATCATCAAGTCGGGTCAACGCTTCAACCGTCGCGAGTACGACTCGCTGGACCAGGCGAAGGCCGAACTCGCCGACGAGCCCTACAAGTTGCTGCTGGTCGACATCAAGGGCGACGTCGATGACACCGAGGTCATGGAGGTCGGCGGTGGTGAACTCACCATCTACGACAACCTCGACGCCAAGAGCGGCGACCGGGTGTGGGGCGACCTGTGCCGTGGCCCGCATCTGCCCAGTACCCGTCACATTCCGGCCTTCAAGCTCACTCGCAGTGCCGCCGCCTACTGGATGGGTTCGGAGAAGAACCCGCAGTTGCAGCGGGTGTACGGCACCGCGTGGCCGTCGAAGGACGCGCTGAAGGAACACCTGCGCCTGCTGGAGGAGGCCGCCAAACGCGACCACCGCAAGCTCGGGGCGCAGCTGGACCTGTTCAGCTTTCCCGACGAGCTGGGCTCGGGACTGCCGGTCTTCCATCCCAAGGGCGGCATCATCCGTCGGGAGATGGAGAACTATTCGCGTCTGAAGCACGAGGCCGCCGGCTACGAGTTCGTCAACACTCCGCATGTCACCAAGTCGAACCTGTTCGAGACCTCCGGTCACCTCGACTGGTACAAGGACGGCATGTTCCCCGCCATGGAGATGGAGGGCGCCGAGTACTACGTCAAGCCGATGAACTGCCCGATGCACAACCTGATCTTCAGGTCGCGGGGCCGTTCGTATCGTGAGCTGCCGCTGCGGATGTTCGAGTTCGGATCGGTGTACCGGTACGAGAAGTCCGGTGTGGTTCACGGGCTGACCCGGGTGCGGGGGATGACGCAGGACGACGCTCACATCTACTGTTCCAAGGAGCAGATGGGTGAGGAGCTCAAGAGTCTGCTGTCGTTCGTGCTCGAACTGTTGCGAGACTACGGCCTTGACGACTTCTACCTTGAACTGTCGACAAAGGACCCGGAAAAGTTCGTCGGTAGCGACGAGTCCTGGGAGGAGGCCACCGAGGCGCTTCGGCAGGCCGCCGCGGAGTCTGGTTTGGACCTGGTGGACGATCCCGGAGGCGCCGCATTCTACGGCCCGAAGATCTCCGTGCAGGCCAAGGACGCGATCGGCCGTACCTGGCAGATGTCGACCATCCAGCTGGACTTCAACATGCCGGAACGGTTCGGCCTGGAGTACTCCGCCGCCGACGGCACCCGTCAGCAGCCGGTCATGATTCACCGGGCTCTGTTCGGCTCGATCGAGCGCTTCTTCGGTGTGCTCACCGAGCACTACGCCGGTGCGTTCCCCGCCTGGTTGGCGCCCATCCAAGCCATCGGCATCCCGATCCGCGACGAGAACGTCGAGTATCTGGAGGGCTTCGCGGCGCAGCTACGTGCCCGTGGAATCCGCAGCGAGGTCGACTCGTCCGACGACCGGATGCAGAAGAAGGTCCGTAACGCCCAGTTGCAGAAGATCCCGTTCATGGTGTTGGCCGGCGACAACGACCAGGCCGCCGACACCGTGTCGTTCCGGTATCTGGACGGTTCGCAGCGCAACGGCGTGCCGTTGGCCGAAGCCGTCGACCACGTCGTCGAGTTCGTCGAGTCGCGCAGCAACGCCAGCCCGTCGGCCGAGTGA
- a CDS encoding formylglycine-generating enzyme family protein produces MSTSPLDFAALDFVPVPAGRITMRDARTDSSRDVALREFSIVRTPVTWSQYISVTGESIPAGEPADAPVHSVSWFQAVAWCNAASELAGLAPAYQIDGNEVSWRVDAAGIRLPTEAEWEWACRAGTGGPGYGPLEAIAWTATDDVSGVQPVGRKQPNDFGLFDMLGNVWEWCWDYADPARYADYRGFRGGGWADKPWSVRASVRRGSMPDAALDDLGFRVAKGAVGEAGTAAAQGWSEVLDQERADSRGGATPFGWTRLQHRR; encoded by the coding sequence ATGTCGACCTCTCCATTGGACTTTGCGGCGTTGGACTTTGTGCCGGTTCCCGCCGGACGGATCACGATGCGGGATGCTCGCACCGATTCGTCTCGTGATGTCGCTCTGCGGGAATTCTCGATCGTGCGGACTCCGGTGACGTGGTCCCAGTACATCTCGGTGACCGGCGAGTCGATTCCTGCGGGGGAACCCGCGGACGCGCCGGTTCATTCGGTCAGCTGGTTCCAGGCGGTGGCCTGGTGTAACGCCGCCTCCGAACTCGCGGGGCTGGCTCCGGCCTACCAGATCGACGGCAATGAGGTCTCCTGGCGAGTCGACGCCGCCGGAATCCGGTTGCCGACCGAGGCGGAGTGGGAGTGGGCGTGCCGCGCCGGAACCGGCGGCCCCGGTTACGGTCCACTGGAGGCGATCGCGTGGACCGCCACCGACGATGTTTCCGGCGTTCAACCGGTGGGACGTAAGCAGCCCAACGACTTCGGCCTCTTCGACATGCTCGGAAACGTGTGGGAGTGGTGCTGGGATTACGCCGACCCGGCCCGCTACGCCGACTACCGGGGTTTCAGGGGCGGCGGTTGGGCCGATAAGCCCTGGAGCGTTCGAGCGTCGGTGCGACGCGGAAGTATGCCCGACGCCGCACTGGACGATCTGGGATTCCGGGTTGCCAAGGGTGCGGTGGGGGAGGCGGGGACCGCTGCCGCACAGGGATGGTCTGAGGTGCTTGATCAGGAGCGGGCCGACTCCCGAGGTGGCGCCACCCCGTTCGGGTGGACCCGTCTTCAGCATCGCCGCTGA